A genomic segment from Corylus avellana chromosome ca5, CavTom2PMs-1.0 encodes:
- the LOC132180509 gene encoding cellulose synthase-like protein H1: MATQNSLPLYERIQRKNTVQRAIDIIILFLLFSLLIYRLHFLNDHGLTWLLAFLCESWFSFVWVLIMNNKWNAVEYKTYPDNLLPRVTELPSVDMFVTTADPVLEPPIITINTVLSLLAVDYPAHKLACYVSDDGCSPLTFYSLVEASKFAKFWVPFCKKYNIQVRAPFRYFADDSLTFNDISWEFQQEWKRMKVEYEQLCHKIEDAAQKSMPCDFTGEFAEFSNVDHKNHPTIIKVLWKNKEGLSNGLPHLVYVSREKRHKHPHHYKAGAMNVLTRVSALMSNAPYMLNVDCDMFVNNPKVVLHAMCLLLGSKSEKEIAYVQFKQVFYNGLKDDPYGNQFVVFIEFMMRGISGIQGPFYGGTGCFHRRKIIYGLSPDTMESINGKLVEDKLLEFGSSKELIKSVAYALKGKTGPADHLWDSIEAAHQVANCGYEFSTSWGTELGWRYGSMTEDVLIGLTIHKKGLRSVYCAPNPSAFLGCAPTGGPAAMNQQKRWSTGSLEILFSKNCPIFAFLFAKLQFRQCLAYLWFFLWGLHSVYEIFYVALLVYSIITNSHLLPKVEEPAFYVLVALFVIYNLYTLSDYLRTGQSVRAWWNNQRMARITIMNAWFFGFLSVMLKLLGISETVFEVTKKDQSSDSTNDDDAGRFTFDESLIFVPGTTTLLLHLTALSMILFKLQPPADDGHGSGLGEVLCSVWLVLCYWPFLKGLFGKGKHGIPISIICKSAALALLFLHFCRRTIMG; the protein is encoded by the exons ATGGCCACTCAGAACTCTCTCCCTCTGTATGAAAGAATCCAGCGCAAAAACACCGTACAAAGAGCCATTGACATTATAATCTTgttccttctcttttctctccttATTTATCGTCTCCACTTCCTCAACGACCATGGCCTCACTTGGCTCCTTGCCTTCCTATGCGAATCATGGTTCTCCTTCGTTTGGGTTCTAATCATGAACAACAAATGGAACGCTGTAGAATACAAAACATACCCGGACAACCTCTTGCCAAG GGTAACCGAGCTTCCTTCAGTGGACATGTTTGTGACAACTGCCGATCCTGTGCTTGAACCTCCTATCATCACCATAAACACCGTGCTCTCTTTGTTGGCGGTTGATTACCCAGCTCACAAGTTAGCTTGCTATGTATCCGATGATGGCTGCTCTCCTCTCACCTTCTACTCTCTTGTCGAGGCCTCAAAGTTTGCTAAGTTTTGGGTTCCATTCTGTAAGAAGTACAATATTCAAGTCAGAGCTCCATTTAGATATTTTGCCGACGACTCCCTAACGTTCAATGATATCTCTTGGGAATTCCAACAAGAATGGAAAAGGATGAAG GTGGAGTATGAGCAGCTTTGCCATAAAATTGAGGATGCCGCCCAAAAGTCCATGCCATGTGATTTTACTGGAGAGTTTGCGGAATTCTCAAATGTAGATCACAAAAACCATCCAACTATTATCAAG gttttgtGGAAGAACAAGGAAGGTCTTTCAAATGGATTACCGCATTTGGTGTATGTATCTAGGGAAAAGCGACATAAGCATCCACATCATTACAAAGCAGGTGCCATGAACGTTCTA ACGAGAGTATCTGCATTGATGTCAAATGCTCCCTATATGCTGAACGTTGACTGTGATATGTTTGTCAACAACCCAAAAGTTGTTCTTCATGCAATGTGCCTGCTACTTGGTTCCAAGAGTGAAAAGGAAATTGCATATGTTCAGTTCAAACAAGTGTTTTACAATGGATTAAAGGATGACCCCTATGGCAATCAGTTCGTGGTTTTTATTGAA TTTATGATGCGTGGAATATCTGGAATTCAAGGACCTTTTTATGGGGGAACCGGATGTTTCCATAGacgaaaaattatttatggcCTATCTCCAGATACCATGGAATCAATTAATG GAAAATTGGTTGAGGATAAGCTTTTAGAATTTGGGAGTTCAAAGGAGTTGATCAAGTCTGTAGCTTATGCTTTGAAAGGGAAGACAGGCCCAGCTGACCATCTTTGGGACTCCATTGAAGCAGCACACCAAGTCGCCAATTGCGGCTACGAATTTAGTACGAGCTGGGGTACAGAG TTGGGTTGGAGATATGGATCAATGACAGAAGATGTTTTAATTGGGCTAACAATCCATAAAAAGGGTTTGAGGTCTGTCTATTGTGCACCCAATCCATCGGCATTTTTAGGGTGTGCACCCACAGGTGGCCCTGCCGCAATGAACCAGCAAAAGAGGTGGTCCACCGGCTCGCTGGAAATTCTATTCAGCAAAAATTGTCCAATATTTGCCTTCCTCTTTGCAAAGCTCCAATTCAGGCAGTGTTTGGCCTATTTGTGGTTCTTCTTGTGGGGCCTACACTCCGTCTATGAGATCTTCTATGTTGCTCTTCTAGTGTACTCTATCATCACCAACTCCCATTTATTACCTAAG GTTGAAGAACCAGCATTTTATGTACTGGTTGCTCTCTTTGTCATTTACAACCTATACACTTTATCCGACTACCTAAGAACTGGCCAATCAGTCCGAGCTTGGTGGAATAACCAAAGAATGGCAAGAATTACCATCATGAATGCATGGTTCTTTGGATTTCTGAGTGTCATGTTGAAGTTGTTGGGAATATCTGAGACCGTATTTGAAGttacaaaaaaagaccaatcTAGTGATTCTAccaatgatgatgatgctggTAGGTTCACCTTCGATGAGTCCCTAATTTTTGTGCCTGGCACAACCACTTTGCTGCTACACTTAACTGCACTATCTATGATCTTGTTTAAGTTGCAACCACCAGCTGATGATGGGCATGGGTCGGGGCTAGGGGAGGTCTTGTGTAGTGTGTGGTTGGTTCTATGCTATTGGCCATTTTTGAAAGGGTTATTTGGGAAAGGAAAGCATGGGATCCCCATATCCATCATATGCAAGTCAGCTGCGTTGGCCTTACTTTTTCTGCACTTTTGTAGAAGGACCATAATGGGTTGA